The Gemmatimonadaceae bacterium genome includes a region encoding these proteins:
- a CDS encoding glycosyltransferase, with the protein MRTQIEWIIIGTYAAALFVLSLFSLNRYVMISLFRRYRGHPRARPPEPTPMPRVTVQLPVYNELFVAERLIRSACALDYPRHLLQVQVLDDSTDETLTLTRRLVRQYRAKGFQIEHLHREDRTGYKAGALEYGLERAMGELVAVFDADFVIPRDFLRNTVPYFSDPNVGVVQARWDYLNEDYSLLTRVTALGLSGQFVIEQPARDRGGLFLTFNGTAGVLRTRAIRDAGGWQHDTLTEDLDLSYRAQLAGWRIQYLPALPCPSELPPDMHALKTQQYRWTKGSQETARKLFLPLWRAAIPLWQKLQGTAHLLGNSVYPFLLVVGILNPIVMFIAHKDRVKLSWAISAYFLISLGGTFSYYAAAIKEIRVDWRRRMACFPLFLAASIGLSVYNAQAAIEGFLGKRTPFLRTPKYNLNTGQSQAARRKRYRSSFTNSTLFELALGIYTATAFLYALYVGEWGALPFLLLFATGYLLVGGYSVAHVMNISRVKLASTTPQVVIDETAMSQQLPAAAANAGRSDVARVVRPVTTLLPLVLMALLLHCDRGDMTLPAAYTSQRPGPAVLPAGTVGLDSLPLVQKDAQLSPVAPQPGDPTGMFWFVSSGPTFDWRMRASGLTSGRAYRVQLSVDGQSFDVASSRADSTGALIASGRLFAFMDQVCMGGSQHPSIALAGHHVIGVVVKNDGAPRRGGETGGSVTGSSGSSVACSGNGDGDFGAALSELHNFQFSGT; encoded by the coding sequence ATGCGGACACAGATAGAGTGGATAATCATCGGGACATATGCGGCGGCGCTGTTCGTGCTGTCGCTCTTCAGTCTCAATCGCTATGTGATGATCTCGTTGTTCCGGCGGTATCGCGGCCATCCCCGCGCGCGCCCGCCGGAGCCGACGCCGATGCCGCGTGTCACCGTGCAACTGCCGGTGTACAACGAGCTGTTCGTCGCCGAACGATTGATCCGGTCGGCATGCGCGCTCGACTACCCGCGCCACTTGCTCCAGGTGCAGGTGCTCGATGATTCGACGGACGAGACGCTGACGCTGACGCGGCGCCTGGTACGGCAGTATCGCGCGAAAGGGTTTCAGATCGAGCACCTGCACCGCGAAGATCGCACGGGCTACAAGGCCGGCGCGCTGGAATACGGACTCGAGCGCGCGATGGGAGAGCTCGTCGCGGTGTTCGATGCCGATTTCGTCATCCCGCGCGATTTCCTCCGCAATACCGTTCCGTACTTCAGCGACCCGAACGTCGGCGTCGTGCAGGCACGGTGGGACTACCTGAACGAAGATTACTCGCTCCTCACGCGGGTGACTGCGTTAGGACTGAGCGGACAGTTCGTGATCGAACAGCCGGCGCGCGACCGCGGCGGGCTGTTCCTCACGTTCAACGGCACCGCCGGCGTGCTGCGCACCCGCGCGATCCGTGATGCGGGCGGCTGGCAGCACGACACGCTCACCGAAGATCTCGACCTCAGCTATCGCGCCCAACTGGCGGGATGGCGCATCCAATATCTCCCGGCGCTGCCGTGTCCGTCGGAGCTGCCGCCCGACATGCACGCGCTCAAGACGCAGCAGTACCGTTGGACGAAAGGCTCCCAGGAGACGGCGCGCAAATTGTTTCTTCCGTTGTGGCGGGCAGCGATCCCGTTGTGGCAGAAGCTCCAGGGCACGGCGCACCTGCTCGGCAACTCCGTGTATCCGTTTCTGCTGGTGGTGGGCATCCTGAATCCGATCGTAATGTTCATCGCACACAAGGATCGGGTGAAGCTCTCCTGGGCGATCTCGGCGTACTTTCTGATTTCGTTAGGCGGGACGTTCAGTTATTACGCGGCGGCGATCAAGGAGATTCGCGTCGATTGGCGCCGCCGCATGGCGTGCTTCCCCCTGTTCCTCGCCGCGTCGATCGGACTGAGCGTCTACAACGCGCAGGCGGCGATCGAGGGATTTTTGGGCAAGCGCACGCCGTTTCTGCGTACACCCAAGTACAATCTGAACACCGGCCAGTCACAGGCGGCGCGCCGCAAGCGCTATCGGAGCTCGTTCACCAACAGCACGCTGTTCGAGCTGGCACTGGGTATATACACGGCAACGGCATTTCTGTACGCGCTGTACGTGGGTGAATGGGGCGCGCTGCCGTTCCTGCTGCTCTTCGCCACGGGCTACTTGCTCGTCGGCGGTTATTCGGTGGCGCACGTCATGAACATCAGCCGAGTGAAACTGGCCTCGACGACGCCGCAGGTGGTGATAGACGAAACCGCGATGTCGCAGCAGCTGCCCGCGGCGGCGGCTAACGCGGGTCGGTCCGACGTCGCACGCGTCGTCCGACCGGTGACGACGCTGCTGCCGCTCGTGCTCATGGCGCTCCTGCTCCATTGCGACCGCGGCGACATGACGCTGCCCGCCGCGTACACGAGTCAGCGGCCGGGTCCGGCGGTCTTGCCGGCGGGAACGGTGGGACTCGATTCCCTTCCGTTGGTGCAGAAGGATGCACAGCTCAGTCCGGTCGCGCCGCAACCCGGCGACCCGACCGGGATGTTCTGGTTCGTGTCCTCGGGCCCGACGTTCGACTGGCGCATGCGCGCCAGCGGCCTAACGAGTGGGCGCGCGTATCGCGTACAGCTGTCGGTGGACGGTCAGTCCTTCGACGTCGCGAGCTCGCGGGCGGATTCTACCGGCGCGCTCATTGCATCAGGCCGGTTATTCGCGTTCATGGACCAGGTGTGCATGGGCGGGAGCCAGCACCCGAGCATCGCGTTGGCGGGGCATCACGTGATCGGCGTGGTCGTGAAGAACGACGGCGCGCCACGCCGGGGCGGCGAGACCGGCGGTTCGGTGACCGGCAGCAGCGGGTCGAGCGTCGCGTGCTCCGGCAATGGCGATGGAGATTTCGGCGCCGCGCTTTCGGAGCTTCACAACTTCCAGTTCAGCGGCACGTAG
- a CDS encoding 2'-5' RNA ligase family protein has product MKRGFFIVAELTGPSRDAVLEVQRWADPKLAKDTTPHITLVGSSGVGPIPADTPLDQLRDELTTAAAQTLPLTLQFGRPMRFMQTDIVVLPLDPHGALRALHERIAGRRLRFERARFAFSPHCTLSFFTTLTAAGERRLLRVRVDEPVTIDRVQCYLTVEPVGGRRILDIPLGGAA; this is encoded by the coding sequence ATGAAACGCGGATTCTTCATCGTTGCGGAGCTCACCGGGCCGTCACGCGACGCGGTGCTCGAGGTGCAACGATGGGCGGATCCGAAACTCGCCAAGGACACCACACCGCACATCACGCTCGTCGGATCTTCAGGCGTCGGCCCGATTCCCGCCGACACACCGCTCGACCAGTTGCGCGACGAGCTCACGACTGCAGCCGCGCAGACGCTGCCGCTCACGCTGCAATTCGGGCGTCCCATGCGCTTCATGCAGACGGACATCGTGGTGCTGCCGCTCGATCCGCACGGCGCGCTGCGCGCGCTGCACGAGCGCATCGCGGGTCGGCGTTTGCGCTTCGAGCGCGCGCGCTTTGCGTTTTCGCCCCATTGCACGCTCAGCTTCTTCACGACGTTGACGGCCGCGGGCGAACGCCGGCTCTTGCGCGTGCGCGTGGATGAGCCGGTCACAATTGACCGGGTGCAGTGCTACCTCACCGTCGAGCCCGTTGGCGGGCGCCGCATCCTCGACATTCCGCTCGGCGGCGCGGCGTAA
- a CDS encoding pyridoxal-dependent decarboxylase: protein MRHPVFDLLEQDMERDAALPFVDLAARYFLRTRDGTDPVSTALGSAEIAPRFDEPLPESGHPLNEVARRVELDVMNAMNQLAHPMCMGHQVSAPLPIAVWMEPVIAAMNQSVAVAEMSPSATVLETQLIRWMAGLIGWHAGAGGTLTSGGTEATFTALLAARARALPNAWEHGVSAADGPLPVVVCGEHAHYAVTRAVAQLGLGLDRAIAIPSRDWRMDVEALTVRLQALAAEGVPVMAVVATAGSTATGSFDDLDAIGALCEAHGVWFHVDAAHGASALLSSTHRDRMRGVARARSVAWDAHKMMLLPLSAGMLLVRDERDLDGAFAQRAPYLFHGDEDGRVWDQGTRSFQCSRRADALKVWAALERYGASGLGAIYDHLCGVARELYGAISVHSRFVALHEPESNILCFRWVGAAGEDAAAVDEFNRVLRERYNRSGRGWITTTVLGGRRVLRVTVMNPRTSRGHIVALLDGLSEEATSMQREARSGVAAGGQQV from the coding sequence ATGCGACATCCCGTGTTCGACCTGCTCGAGCAGGACATGGAGCGCGACGCTGCGCTCCCATTTGTCGATCTCGCGGCGCGTTACTTCCTGCGCACGCGCGACGGCACGGATCCCGTCTCGACGGCGCTCGGCTCCGCCGAGATCGCCCCGCGCTTCGACGAACCGCTCCCGGAGAGCGGCCATCCACTCAATGAAGTGGCGCGTCGCGTCGAGCTCGACGTCATGAATGCGATGAACCAGCTGGCGCATCCCATGTGTATGGGGCATCAGGTGTCGGCGCCGCTGCCGATTGCCGTCTGGATGGAACCGGTGATCGCGGCTATGAATCAATCGGTGGCGGTCGCCGAGATGTCGCCGAGCGCGACGGTGCTCGAGACGCAGCTGATCAGGTGGATGGCCGGTCTCATCGGATGGCACGCGGGCGCGGGCGGCACGCTGACGTCGGGCGGGACGGAGGCGACGTTCACGGCGCTGCTGGCCGCGCGCGCGCGGGCGTTGCCTAACGCGTGGGAGCACGGCGTGTCGGCCGCCGACGGGCCGCTGCCGGTGGTGGTGTGCGGCGAGCACGCGCACTACGCCGTCACGCGCGCGGTGGCGCAGTTAGGCCTCGGGCTCGACCGCGCGATCGCCATCCCGTCGCGCGATTGGCGCATGGACGTGGAGGCGCTCACCGTTCGGTTGCAGGCGCTGGCCGCGGAGGGCGTGCCGGTGATGGCGGTGGTCGCCACGGCGGGCAGCACGGCGACCGGCTCGTTCGACGATCTCGACGCGATCGGCGCACTGTGCGAGGCGCACGGGGTCTGGTTCCACGTCGACGCGGCGCACGGCGCGTCGGCGCTGCTCTCGTCCACGCATCGGGACCGTATGCGCGGCGTCGCGCGCGCGCGATCGGTGGCGTGGGATGCGCACAAGATGATGCTGCTGCCGCTCTCGGCCGGCATGCTCCTGGTGCGCGACGAGCGCGACCTGGATGGCGCGTTCGCCCAACGCGCGCCGTATCTCTTTCACGGCGACGAAGACGGCCGGGTGTGGGACCAGGGCACGCGCAGCTTTCAGTGCTCCCGCCGCGCCGATGCGCTCAAGGTGTGGGCGGCGCTCGAGCGCTACGGCGCTTCCGGGTTAGGCGCGATCTACGATCACCTGTGCGGCGTCGCGCGCGAGCTCTACGGCGCGATCTCCGTGCATAGCCGGTTCGTCGCGCTGCACGAGCCCGAGTCGAACATCCTCTGCTTCCGATGGGTGGGCGCGGCCGGCGAAGACGCCGCCGCCGTGGACGAGTTCAACCGCGTCCTGCGCGAGCGCTACAACCGCAGCGGCCGCGGCTGGATCACGACCACGGTGTTAGGCGGCCGCCGCGTGCTGCGTGTGACGGTGATGAATCCGCGCACGTCGCGCGGCCATATCGTCGCGCTGCTGGACGGGCTGTCCGAGGAAGCCACATCGATGCAGCGAGAAGCACGTTCAGGCGTCGCAGCTGGTGGTCAACAAGTGTAG
- a CDS encoding GxxExxY protein, with protein sequence MSSTSLVEKQLTGSVIGAFLEVYDTLGHGFLEHIYKAALHRELVAKGHQVLREVGVTVLYKGEPLADQRLDMLVDGRLIIEVKSTTLRPEIGSAQLFNYLRATKLEIGLLLQFGERPVFKRVICLNSWRRASGREIAAGPPSSEAGEDSE encoded by the coding sequence ATGAGTTCGACCAGTCTTGTCGAAAAGCAGCTCACCGGTTCGGTGATCGGCGCGTTCCTCGAAGTGTATGACACGCTTGGTCACGGCTTTCTCGAACACATCTACAAGGCCGCGCTGCATCGTGAGCTCGTGGCCAAGGGCCATCAGGTACTGCGCGAAGTTGGCGTGACGGTGCTCTACAAGGGCGAACCGTTGGCGGATCAGCGCCTCGACATGCTTGTCGATGGCCGACTCATCATCGAAGTGAAGTCGACCACGTTGCGGCCGGAGATCGGAAGTGCGCAGCTGTTCAACTATCTCCGAGCTACCAAGCTCGAGATCGGACTCCTGCTGCAGTTTGGCGAGCGTCCGGTATTCAAGCGAGTGATCTGCCTTAATTCGTGGCGTAGGGCGTCCGGGCGTGAGATCGCGGCGGGGCCTCCGAGTTCAGAGGCAGGGGAAGATTCGGAGTAG
- a CDS encoding TlpA disulfide reductase family protein, whose product MMWTRVAMLVACVAMAAAPALAAQDEIGVPVGAAAPGAVVHTLDGKSVNLDQYIGKSPVVLEFWATWCSNCKELEPKFLDMVKKYSPKVTFVDVAVSVNQSPERVKLYAQKYHYTQAMVYDTDGNAVSAYNVPATSYVVVINKAGKVVYTGLGGDQDLEGAIKRAL is encoded by the coding sequence ATGATGTGGACCCGGGTGGCAATGCTCGTGGCGTGCGTGGCCATGGCCGCGGCGCCGGCGCTCGCTGCGCAGGACGAGATCGGGGTGCCCGTTGGCGCCGCGGCTCCCGGCGCGGTGGTGCACACGCTCGACGGCAAGAGCGTGAATCTCGATCAATACATCGGCAAATCGCCGGTGGTGCTCGAGTTCTGGGCGACGTGGTGCAGCAACTGTAAGGAGCTCGAGCCCAAGTTCCTCGACATGGTCAAGAAATATTCTCCGAAGGTGACGTTCGTGGACGTCGCCGTCTCGGTAAATCAGTCGCCCGAGCGCGTGAAGCTGTACGCGCAGAAGTACCACTACACCCAGGCGATGGTTTACGACACGGACGGGAACGCGGTGAGCGCGTACAACGTGCCCGCGACGTCGTACGTCGTGGTGATCAACAAAGCCGGGAAGGTGGTGTACACCGGGTTAGGCGGCGACCAGGATCTCGAGGGCGCAATCAAACGGGCGTTGTAG
- a CDS encoding cytochrome c biogenesis protein CcdA has product MLSPDISAMLSSRPVVAVPLVFLGGVLTSLTPCIYPMIPITASLVGGQSTAAAASRWRPLTLTLSYVLGLALVYAGLGLFAGLSGTLFGTVSTNPWLYFGMANLLIIAALAMVDVIPVRVPQGFVQRASAAGRGGQFAGTFAMGAASGLVAAPCSAPVMAAVLTWVSTTHSAVLGFLYLFVFSLGMSTLLVAVGVSAGTLSRLPRAGSWMMWVKKAFAIIMLGAAEYYLIKMGQLLI; this is encoded by the coding sequence ATGCTCTCGCCCGACATCTCGGCAATGCTCTCGTCGCGGCCCGTGGTTGCGGTGCCGTTGGTGTTCCTCGGGGGGGTGCTCACCAGCCTGACTCCGTGCATCTATCCGATGATTCCGATCACCGCGTCGTTGGTCGGCGGGCAGTCGACGGCGGCGGCGGCATCCCGATGGCGGCCGCTGACGCTGACGTTGAGCTACGTGCTGGGGTTGGCGCTGGTGTACGCGGGGCTGGGATTGTTCGCCGGGCTGAGCGGGACGCTGTTCGGGACAGTGAGCACGAACCCGTGGTTGTATTTTGGGATGGCGAACTTGCTGATCATCGCGGCGTTGGCGATGGTGGACGTGATTCCGGTGCGGGTGCCGCAGGGATTCGTGCAGCGGGCGTCGGCGGCGGGACGGGGCGGGCAATTCGCGGGGACGTTCGCGATGGGGGCGGCGTCGGGGCTGGTGGCGGCGCCGTGCTCGGCGCCGGTGATGGCGGCGGTGCTGACGTGGGTGTCGACGACGCACAGCGCCGTGTTAGGCTTTCTCTATCTGTTCGTCTTTTCGTTAGGCATGAGCACGCTGTTGGTGGCGGTGGGCGTCTCCGCCGGAACGCTGTCGCGGCTGCCGCGGGCGGGCTCGTGGATGATGTGGGTGAAAAAGGCGTTCGCGATCATCATGCTCGGCGCGGCCGAGTATTATCTTATCAAGATGGGGCAACTGTTGATATGA